The Desulfococcus multivorans DNA window TCTCACCCGGCCGACCCGCTGATGCCTTTGATAAATGTCTGCACGGCGTCCATGTAATCGGCATAACCGACATAGAGCAGGTCGTTGTGATCGGCTCCCGGTATCATCAGCAGGCGCTTTCGCGCCGCGCCGCAGGCTTCGTAAAGGGCCCGGCCGTCGCCCGAGGGGATGATATGGTCCCTCTCCGCATGGATGATCAGGCAGTCCCGGGTCACCGAGCGGATCTTGTCGATGTTCCGGAAGCCCTTTTTTTCCTCGAATCCAACAGCGGCGACATCGACCCCCAGAAGCGCCAGCAGCGGACCGGCCCAGGCGAACCCGCTCTCGATGATGACCCCGTGGATCCCGTCTTCATAACAGGCGGCCAGCTCCAGAGCCGACGCACTGCCCAGGGATCGCCCCATGACCGCCAGGGGTCCCGTGCAGCCGTTGTCGGAGAGCCATTTCAGGGTGAAGCCCAGGATGATGTGACAGTCCCGCATCATGGCCGTCACGGTGGGGCTTCCGGTGGAGCGGCCATACCCCCGATAATCCACCGGCAGGAAATTGATCCCCATCCGGTTGTAGACCGGACCCAGGTCGTCGTAGTCGGAGACGATTTCACCGTTGCCGTGGAAAAAAAGGATATTGGGCGCCGTCTTGCCCGCGATGTGAAAACGCCCGCCGATCTCGACCCCTTCTTCGACGGGAATGCTCACCGTGATCTCCGGCGCGTCGTCCCCGCCGCCCAAAGGCCCTTCAGCACGCGGATGGAACAGCACCGCCGTGATCTCCGGGCGATCCAGGGGTCCGTAGTCGATTGTCGTCATGTCTGTCATGCCTGGAAACTCCTCCTCGCCGTGCCGGTTCAGGTTCGGGTCAGCCGGCGGTACCGGATGCGGTGGGGAACGTCGGCATCCGCGCCCAGCCGCGCCTTGCGGTCTTTTTCATAATCGGAATAATTGCCTTCGAACCAGATGACCTGACTCTCGCCCTCGAAAGCCAGAATGTGAGTGGCGATCCGGTCCAGAAACCATCGGTCATGGCTGATCACCACGGCGCACCCCGCGAAGTTTTCCAGGGCCTCCTCCAGGGCCCGCATGGTGTTGACGTCCAGGTCGTTGGTGGGTTCGTCCAGCAGCAGCACGTTGGCCCCCTGTTTGAGGATCCTGGCCAGGTGAACCCGGTTCCGCTCACCGCCCGACAACATACCGACCTTTTTCTGCTGATCCGAGCCTGAAAAATTGAACCGTGCCACATAGGCACGGGAATTCACCTCCCGATTGCCCAGGGTGATGGTATCCTTGCCGTCGGAGATGGTCTCCCAGATATTCTTTTCAGGCGAGAGCACGTCCCGGCTCTGATCCACATAGGCCAGAGACACGGTGTCCCCGACCTTGAAGGTACCTGCGTCGGGCTTCTCCCGGCCGGTGATCATCCGGAACAGGGTCGTCTTTCCGGCGCCGTTGGGACCGATGACGCCGACAATGGCCCCCGGCGGGACGGCAAAGGAGAGATCCTCCATCAGGAGCAGATCACCGTAGGCCTTGGTGACGGACTCCGCCGAAATGACCTCGTTCCCGAGCCGGGGCCCCGGCGGAATGTAGATTTCCTGATCCTCGTTTCGTTTTTCCGTCTCCTGCTTCAGCAGCGATTCATAGGCGGTGATGCGGGCCTTGGACTTGGACCGCCGCCCCTTGGGCGACATGCGGATCCACTCCATCTCCCGCTCGAGGGTTTTCCGGCGCTGACTCTCCTGTTTTTCCTCCTTGGCGAGCCGCTTGTGCTTCTGCTCCAGCCAGGAGGAATAGTTTCCCTTCCAGGGAATGCCGTAGCCGCGATCCAACTCGAGGATCCACCCCGCCACGTTGTCCAGGAAATACCGGTCATGGGTCACGGCAATGACGGTCCCGGCGTAATTCTGGAGATGGTGCTCGAGCCAGGCCACCGACTCGGCGTCGAGATGGTTGGTGGGCTCATCCAGCAGCAGGATATCCGGCTTCTGGAGCAACAGCCGGCAGAGGGCGGTTCGGCGCCGCTCGCCGCCGGACAGCACACTCACGGGGGTGTCGCCCGGCGGGCAGCGGAGGGCGTCCATGGCCATCTCCAGCCGGGCATCGAGGTCCCACGCATCCAACGCGTCGAGCTTGTCCTGGACCTCGCCCTGCCGTTTCAGGAGACGGTCCATCTCATCGTCGCTCATGGGTTCGGCAAACTGCTCGTTGATGCGATTGAATTCGTTCATGAGGTCCACGGTCTCCCGGACCCCCTCCTCCACCACCGCGCGGACGGTTTTGTCGACATCCACCAGCGGCTCCTGCTCAAGGAACCCGACGGTGTACCCTTCGGATAGAATCGTCTCTCCATTATAGTCGGTGTCCACCCCCGCCATGATCCTGAGCAGCGTCGACTTGCCGGCGCCGTTGAGGCCCAGCACCCCGATTTTCGCGCCGTAAAAATACGAGAGCGATATATCCTTGATGATCGGCTTCTTGTTGTGGAACTTGCTGACGCCGATCATCGAATAGATGACCTTGTTTCCCGGTTCACTCATCGCAAACTCCCTTTTGATCCGCCTCGAATTTCAAGAACAGATGCCCCTCTCGGCCGTCGATTTCCGGCCTGTTGTCGTTCCAGTCGATAATCCGGCACCCGTCCGTCTCCTCGGAGGGATATGAGCAGCCGATGTACGGCATCAACGGGTCTCCGGCCACGGATTTGTAGTTGGTCAACAGCGCTTTACCTTTTGAGATGCCGTCCAGTTCAAGTAATCGAGACAGGAATATCCGGCACTCGCCCTCAAAGAGGTCGGTGGTGTCCCGAAATTGGCGGATGCGATCCCGAAACAGGTGGAGTGCGGCGTCCTTGCTCGCGGCATCGACGAGAAGGTTGAACTCGCCATGCCTTCTGTCTTCCTCGGATTCTTCCTGCTGGTTGGTTGTATGAAGAAAGCTTCCGATATAAATCATGATCCTTCCTTTCCATAGTGAAGCACAGCGCAATCCGTCAAATAGGCTCTTCAGGCTAAACCTATATATATAGCCATCGATGGATGATGCGTCAATTTTTTCCGGAATAATACCACAACCGTCTTTGTTCAATCGATCCCTTATCCCCGGGGATGATATTTCTCGTGGATCTCCTGCAGCCGCTTCCGGGCCACATGGGTGTAGATCTGGGTGGAAGAGATATCGGCATGACCGAGCATCATCTGGATCGATCTCAGATCCGCACCGTTCTCGAGAAGATGGCTGGCAAAGGCGTGCCGAAAACTGTGGGGGGTGATGCGTTTTCGGATGCCGGACCGGTCGGCATATTGTTTCAGGATCTTCCAGAACCCCTGCCGCGTCATCGGCTTTCCGGCCCTGGCAACGAACAGAACGGGGCTGTCGCATCCCTTGAGAAGCAGGGGTCTTGCGGTTTCGAGGTAGAAGATCAGTTTTTCCCTGGCGTGAAGCCCGATGGGGACGAGCCTTTCCACAGCCCCCTTCCCTTTCACCTTCAGGCAGCAGACCTCCAGGTTGACGTCGTGCCGTTTCAGGTTCACGAGCTCCGACACCCGCAACCCCGCGGCATAGAGCAGCTCCAGCATGGCCGCGTTTCTCGCGCCTGAAGGACGGGTCGTGTCCGGTGCGGTCAGAAGCCGCTCCACCTCCCCGACGGAGAGGATCTCCGGCAGTTTCATGCCGATTCTGGGAAGGTCGACCCGCCTGGCGGGGTCCTCGCTCAAAATTTCCTCCCGGACCAGAAAGCGGTAAAACCCCCTCAGGGCCACCAGATGCCGGGCCCGTGACCTGGCCGTGAGATGCGTCTTCGCCAGCTCGGCCATGTGATCGGCGATCAGGGGCAGGTCATCGGCGGAGACCCGCTCCACCCCCTTTGACCGCAGATAGTCAAAATACCGGGACAAGTCGTTGCCGTAGGCGGCAAGGGTCTTCCCGGAAAGACCCTTTTCAACGAGGAGATAGTTCAGGAATTGATCGGCGAGGGTATTGAAATAGGGCATACGCCGACCTCCGTCATACCGCTTCATATTCGGTGATCAGGGGGCGGTTGAGCATGTTCTCGTACAGGTCGATGTATTGCCTGGCGGTGACGTCGTAGTTGAAGGTGGCGGCGGCGTCCGTCATGATCCGCCGGATCTGCCGCTCCCGGATCTCGGGGGCCAGTGCATAAAACTGCATGGCCTCGCGAATGGCCCAGAACAGTCCGTCGGCATCGTAGGTCTCGAAGAGGAACCCGTTGCCCTTGTCTTCGGCCACGTTCAAATGGGTCACCGTATCGTGGATGCCGCCGGTGTCGTGGGCCACCGGGAGGCTGCCGTATATGGGGGCGATCATCTGGGGCAGCCCGCACGGCTCGAAGCGGGAGGGCATGAGAATGAAATCCGACGCGCCATAGGCCATGTGCTCGAGGTGTTCGTCAAAATGGCAGACGGCGATTCGGTTCTCGAACCCGTGAAACCGGGCGATATCCCTGAAATGGCGGTGATACGGACCATCCGCCACAAAGATGACCTGAAGCTTTTTTTCCCAATACTCCGATATCACGTGAAATAAAATGTCTGCCAGCAGCTGGCACCCTTTCTGAACGGGATCCAGCCGGGACGGCCAGAAAAAAAGCGGCGCGTTTTCATCCTCGATCAGCCCCAGGGATGCCTGGAGGAACCGCTTGTTCTCCTGTTTGGCCGAAGCATGGTCGTCGGGGCCGTAGGATTGGTGGATCATCCGGTCATCCCGGGGATTGAAGGAGGGGTCCGGTGAATTCAGAATTCCGGCGGCGCAACCGGCATGGTATTTTTGGGCCAGTTCGCTTCGGATCGAAGGCTCGACAAAATCATGACGCCCCTCGACGATCTCCCGGAGAAAAGTGTCGCTCACCGTGTTGACGAAATGTGCCGCGAAGATGCCGCTGGTCAGCAGGTCGATGAGGTTGGTGCCCCACGACTCGCCGTAATCCTGCGGCGGGCGTTCGTAATAAAGATGCCGCCAGAAGGAGGCGACGTCGATGCCCCGGTCTTCGATATGGGCGAGATAACATTTGACCGTGTGGATATTGTGGATGGTGAAAAGACAGGGGATGCCCCGCTCCCGGGCCATGGCCGGGATCAGGGCCGTCATCCAGTCGTTGCAGTGGATCAGGTCTGGCTTGACCCGGGGGACGATATAGTTGAGGACGTCCCGTTGAAAGGTCAGGGCCAGCTTTGTGTTCTCGAGGCCGTCCCCCGAATAGATTCGATTCAGGTAAAAAAAGGAGCTGTCTTCCACGAGATGAATCCGCTCCTCCGGAATGACCTCGAGGATCGTCCGCTGCTCCTTCTTGAGAAAGGGCGCCAGACGGTCGCTGAAGATGGCCCGGTAATCCGGCAGTGCGACATGAACATCCGCTCCCTGCTCGAACAGAGCGCTCACCAATGCCGCCGACACGTCGGCCAGACCCCCGGCCTTTGCAGTCAGCGTGTTGGCCAGACTCCCCATTCGATCCGGCAGATAAGTGACCTCCGGCGTCACGATCAAAATTCTCGGATTCCGCAGTGTTGCCGCCATGGTTATCCTTTCCGCAGGAATGAAGTTTCCATCCCCGCTTCCGCGACGTTATCGATCAACAGGCCCCCGTGCCGACAGCGCGGTTATCGTTACATTCATGTCGAATCCCTGTCAGGCCCAAAGGAGCAGGCCCGGCTGGAACCTCGCCCACGCGTCCCCGGCCGGAAGCACCCGGGCCGTGAAGCCGTACCGACCCGAAACCCGGCAGGTAATGTCACAGGCATAGAGATATCGGCCGCCGCCGTGGGCTTCGAGCATTTCCATCTTCTTGGCCTTTCCCGACATCACGCGATCCGCCGACTGCACCAGGCCGTAAAAAAGCTCTACGGTCACGTCTTCCGGCGCCAGGTCCCCCAGGTCGACCAGCGTGGTCATGTGAAGTTTCTCCCCCACCCGAAAAGGCCCTTCGGTCTCCTGAATCGGCGGTTGAATTCGAATGTCTCCCCACAGGGCGTTGACTTTTTTCCTCTGGGCCGCCAGTTTCCGGGCGCGGCTCGCCCCCTCCGACAGAAGTTCGAACAGGTGTTCCCGGGCCGGGTCGTAAAAACGGCCGTTGTACTCGGCGACCATCCGGTGGCTGCAGAAGATCCCCATGCCCATTTTCATCGAGTTCTTCATCATCTTGACCCATCGGACGGGGATATCCCCATTCTTTCGATCATAAAAACAGGGCACCACCTCTTCCTCGAGGACGTTGAAAAGGGCCTGGGATTCCACGGCGTCCTGGTAGGCGGGGTCGACGTACTCCTCCCCGCTGCCGATCTTCCATCCCCGGTTCTCGGCATACCCCTCGCACCACCACCCGTCCAGAATGCTGCAATTCAAAACACCGTTGATGGCCGCCTTCATGCCCGAGGTGCCGCAGGCTTCCAGCGGGCGCCTGGGGGTATTGAGCCAGACGTCCGCGCCTTGAACCAGAAACCGGGCCACATGGATGTCGTAGTCCTCGATGAAAACGATGCGGTTCCGGATCTCGGACTTGCGGGCGAACTGCACCAGACGTTTGATCAGTTCCTTGCCTTCGTGGTCCCTCGGGTGAGCCTTCCCGGCGAAAATGAACTGGACCGGTCGGTTCTTGTCCGTCAAAAGGGCCTCGAAGCGCTCCGGGTCCTGCAGGAGCAGGTTGGCGCGCTTGTAAGTGGCAAAACGCCGGGCAAAGGCGATGGTCATGATGTCCTGATCCAGGACCAGCTCGGCATCCCGCAACATCTCCTTGGGGGCGTTCCGCCGTTTGTACTGGCGCATCATGAGTTTGCGGCAGGTTCGGATCAGACGGGCCCGGCACATCACATGGGCCCGCCACACCTCTTCTTCGTAGATGTCGTCCACCCGCCTGATGTTGCCGGGATTGGAGGGGTGATGGTGCCACTCCGGCCCGATATAGCGCTCGAATAGCAACGCGAGCTCCCGGGAGAGAAAGGAGGGGATGTGCACGCCGTTGGTCACGTGGCTGATGGGAATCTCGTACTCCGGAACCTCCGGCCACACATGGGTCCACATGCGGCGGGCCACCTGGCCGTGGAGTTCGCTGACGCCGTTGCAGTAGCGCGCCATATGGGCGCCCAGGACAAACATGGAGATGGGTGAATCCGGCGGGGCCCCCTGGGCCTGCCCCCATGACAGGATTTCGTCCGCCGTGGCGCCGATGCGTTCCTCCAGGGGAACGAGATAGGGCCGGATCAGCTCCACGGGAAATTCCTCGTTTCCCGCGGACACGGGGGTATGGGTCGTGAAAACGGTGGTTCGGGGGATGATTTCGAGGGCGGTTTTCAGGTCCACATGATGGTTCTCCCGAATCTGGGCGATACGCTCGAGGCTGGAGAAAGCCGAATGCCCTTCGTTCATGTGGCAGACGGCCGGATGGATATCGAGAGCGGCCAGCGCCCGCATGCCGCCGATGCCCAGGAGCATCTCCTGGGCGATGCGCATCTTTTCCTCCCCGATATAGAGCTTTGAGGTGATGTCCCGAATCTCCCTTGGATTGACGGAGACATTGCTGTCGAGAAGGTAGAGCGGAACGCATCCGACATTCAGACGCCAGACCGCGGCGGTGATGTCGCCGTCCGGACCGGCGACGGAGACATAGAGGTCGTCTCCCCTGGCGTCTTTTGCCTTTTCGATGGGAAGCTGGTAGATGTCGGTCTCGGGATACTCCTCCTGCTGCCACCCGTCCTGGTCGAGAAACTGCCGGAAATAGCCCTGGCGGTATAACAACCCGACACCCACCAGGGGCAGATCCATGTCAGAAGCGGCCTTCAGGTGATCCCCCGCCAGGATGCCCAACCCGCCGGCAAAGAGCGGAATGCTCTCGTGGATCCCGAATTCCATGGAAAAATAAGCGACGGCGTACCGACGGGCCGGCAACGAACCATTGTCGCCCCGGCCGGCGCAGGCAAGCTTCTGGAACTGGGACCGGACCCGTTCCTGGTGACTCAGAAAGCTCTTGTCCGCGGCCAGCTCCTCCAGCCGTTTCTGGGGAATATAGGTCAGAAAAAGAATAGGGTTTCGCCCACACCCGTCCCACAGCCGGGGGTCGATGCGGCGAAACAGCTCGACGGCGTCATACTGCCAGCACCACCAGATATTTCGGGAAAGGACCTCCAGAAAGGAGAGGGCCTCGGGGATGTCGGGCAAAACGCGAAAGGTTTGCAGATGGCTCATAAACTCAACTTGTAATTTCGATTTCAGGTTATCGCCCCCGATTTCGGGGACGGCGATCAACTCATGAAAGTGTTATTACCCAATCGAGCCGTATAAATCAAGGGGATAACCGTGCGTCCCACGTCGCTCAGAAATCGACACCCCCCGAAAGAGAGCGGCTTCGGACATCTTGATGGACCGAGGCGGGTGTGGTAGATGAGAAAGCCGGATGGGCTTCAATCTCAACTTTCGATTTTCATAGGCCGGTGCCGGACTTTCATAGGCCGGTGCCGGGAGGATACGGCCCTCGCCCAGCGCGGTTTCGTTCAAGTGCCGCTAAAGCTTGCTCCGGGCGGCCCGGAAACTCGCTTCGCTCAAACAGTCCGGGCCGCTGATCCTCCGCGGCGCTTAAGCGGCACGGGCCGTATCCTCCCGGCACCTCTATCCGGTCACCATCATGCTTATTGACGGCTTGGATGAGCAGACGAAACGAGGCGTGAATGACGACAGTAAACACCATCGCCATGCTGGGCTCTTTCCCGCCTCTCCGGGGCGTGAGCGGCTACTGCCTTGAACTGGCCGCCGCCATGGCCGAGCGCGGCCGGGTCGACTTCATCTCCTTCAGGGAGATGTATCCCCGCGCCCTCTATCCCGGCGGCGACCTGGCGGACGATACCACCTTTCCGGAGGTTTTTCATCCCCGGTTGACGGTACGCCGCCGCCTGACCTGGTACGACCCCGCCGGCTGGATTAAGGCGGGGCTCGGGACCCGGGCCGAACTCCTTCACGCCCAGTGGTGGAGCCTGCCGCTTGCGCCGGTCTACATGACGATCTGCGCCGGGTTCAAGGCCCGGAAAAAGCCCGTGGTCTTCACCGTTCACAACGTGCTTCCCCACGAAACCGCTCCGGCTTATATCGCGGCGTCCCGCGCCCTTTTCACCCTGGGGGACCGTTTCATCGTCCATACCGAGAAAAACCGTCGTCAGCTCGCAGCCCACTACGGCATCCCTGAATCCCGGATCAGCAGGATCCCCCACGGCACCCTCGATTTCCAGGCCCGGTCCGGCAAAAGCGACGGCACCTTTCGAACAGATATGGGCATTGGCCCCGAGGAGAAGATCGTCCTCCTGTTCGGAGCCGTCCGACCTTATAAAGGTGTCGATACGGCCCTGAAGGCCCTTGCCGAAATCCTGAAAATCAGAGCCGACGTGCGCCTGGTGATCGCCGGAAAATTGTGGGAAAGCTGGGCGCCATACGAATGCCTCATCCGGAAGTTGGGGCTTTACGACCACGTCCTGCCGATTCTCGACTACATTCCGTCGGCCGGGGTCCATCGGCTCTTCACCGCAGCGGATCTGGTCATCCTGCCTTATCACCATTTCGACAGCCAGTCGGGGGTCGCGGGCACGGCCCTGGCTTTCCGAAAACCCATGATCGTCTCGGCTGTGGGCGGCCTCCCGGACCTGGTGAAGAACCCGGCCTGCGTGGTCCCCCCACAGAACCCCGCGGCCCTTGCCCGGGCGGTCGTCCGCTGCCTCCAAGACCCGAACCGACTCCGATCTCTGGCAGCGGACGCCCATGCCCTCAGCCGGGATTTTTCCTGGAAGGCCATTGCCAAAGCCACCTTCCTGGTGTATAAGGATGCCTGTAAAAAGTTATAGGGGTTTAATCCCACCGCTAAGGAACCGACAGTGAGCTATCTCAGGGAAGTGTTGCCCAAAATACCGCGATACGCCGCGGCCTACAGGGGATGGGCTACGCCGGGGACGCCCCTCAACCTGACCTTCTCCGTCACCAACCAGTGCCAGTCACGCTGCAAAACCTGCGGCATCTGGCGGATCTACCGAGACGATCCCGCAAAGCGGCAGACGGAGCTGACCTTGGAGGAGATCGAAAAGATCTTCCGATCCCTGGGGCACGTCTACGTGTTCAATGTCAGCGGCGGCGAGCCGTTCCTGCGCAAAGACCTTCTGGAGATCATCCGGCTCGCCTGCATCCACCTGAGCCCCGGCATCATCCACATCCCCACGAACGGGCTTGCGGTGGACCGTATTGTGGCACAGACGCAGGAAATTCTCTCATACCTGAAGCGCCGTTGTCCCCATGTCCGCCTCACGATCAAGCCCAGCCTCGATCATCTCGGCGAAAAGCACGACGAGATCCGGGGCGTTCCCGGCAATTTCGAGAAGGTCATGGCGCTGTTCCACCGTCTCAAGGCCCTGCAGGCGGACCATCCCCGATTCCATCCGGAGCTCGGCACGGTGATCTCCCGATGGAACGTCAACGACATCCAGAGGATCGCCGCCTTCGTCACCCGGCTCGGCACCGACAGCTACCGGAACGAGATTGCGGAGCAGCGCTCGGAGATGCTCAACCAGGCCGATCCCATCACCCCGGATCCGGATCAGTATGAAACGGCCATCGATTTTTTCGTGAAGCAGATCAAAACCCACATGGAGCGAAAGGTGCTGTTCCAGCGAATCACCCATGCGTTTCGTCTGGTCTACTATACGCTGGCCGTCGGCATCCTCCGGGAAAACCGCCAGATCATCCCCTGCTACGCCGGCATCACCAATGCCCACCTGACCCCGTACGGCGACGTCTGGGCATGCTGCACCCTGGGTTACGACAAGCCCATGGGCAGCCTCCGGGATTATGGATATGACTTCAAGGCCCTCTGGAACAGCCCCCGGGCCGACACCGTGCGACGGTTCATCCGGGAAGGCCGCTGCGCCTGCCCCATGGCCAACCAGGCCTATTCCAACATCCTGATGCACCCGCCGTCCCTGACCCGGGTCGTCCGAGAGATCGTCGGTGTTGGATGATTCCGGTCAACTGCCGGAAAACCCGAATTCACCAATATGGGAAACGGGGTTCAAAGGATAATGTTCATCTACACCGAAAGGTTGTAACTTGAAGATTCTTGTCACCGGAGGAACGGGGTTCATTGGTATGCATTTCCTGAAGATTCTGGCGGCGAAATCCCATAAAGTCTACTGTGTGGTTCGAAACCCATCTGCATTGGATTCAGCCTGTTTTGTCGGCCAAGGCTTCAATGTAATCATGGGTGATCTGACCGACACAGGTACATATCCCCGACTGCCCAAGGATATCGACATTGTCGTTCATATGGCAGCGGTCCTTGGGGCATGGGGCATTGCAGAATCTCACGTCCTGGCCAACAATGTCACCGCAACCGAGCTTCTGTTAGATTGGTTTGGTAGAAGCAAGGGGATGCAGTTTGTATTCGTCAGCACCCCCGGGGTCCAGGGTTTAGGGCATCAATGCGCCCCGGAAACAGCAGCGTATCACCCAAGGGCGCTGTATGAAATCAGCAAGGTCATCGCCGAAAAAAGAGTGATTAATCATCATTATCGTCCCAAGCAGTTCTGGACGATTCTTCGACCGGATTTTGTTTATGGCCCGGGGGACAGGCGCAGGATAAGGCTTTACAGTAAAATCAAGAACCGTCTCTGGATCAGGTTCGGTAGCGGCGGCAACGTGCTTCGGCCCACCTTCGTGGAGGACGCCGCCCGAGCGATTTATGCCTGCATCGGACATCCGGGCGCCCGGCGCCGGGTTTTCAATGTCGGCGGACCGGAGCTGATCACGGTTCAGGCCTATACGGACACCATCGCAAAGCTTCTCGACGTAAAAATTCCAGAGCTGAGGGTTCCCGTGCCGGTACTGAAACTCGCGGGGGCCTTCTTCGAGGCATGGGCGGAACCCACCGGAACCCAGCCTTTCATGACGCGGAGTCAGGTCGATTTTCTGACCCGAGATCACGGGACGGACATCGACAGCATCAGACGACATATCGGTTTTTCGCCTAACGTCGAGTTCGAGGAGGGTATGCGACGAACATTGGAATGGGCTTCGAAAACTCATCTGCTATGAAGAAAATAAATGTATTTACCGCCAGCTGGGGACAGCTTCACGGTCGACATTCGAATATGGGTGATATCATAATTTTCGAAGCTTTGGTGGATATTCTTAAATCTATAAAGTCGGTTGGGAGAATATATTGTTACAGCTCAGACCCATCTTACACCGACGAACGATACGACGTTCAGTCTACCAATCCGTTTACACTGAAGGGATTGCTCAGAACGATACGAAATTTGCACAGATCCGAGCTGGTGCTATTGGGCGGGGGAGAACTGGTTCAGACTCAGTCCAGCTTTCTTTACTTAGTCGCAAATCTCGCCCCCGGTCTGCTGTCATGGATTTTTGGAAGCCGTTGTCTGGCCGTTGGGGTAGGTATTGCAAATGAAGGCGAAATTTCTCGAATTGGTAGAATAATTGCTCGCTTCGTACTCAACAGAATCGACCGTATCTGCGTCAGAGAGCGCACATCATTTAGGAACGCTCTTGACATCGGCATAAAGCACAAAAAGCTGATGTTGACCGCAGACCTTGCGTTCCACTTTGCGAACCTAAAAATGCTCTTCCCTCCTTCTCGGATCAGGCCTCAAACTATTCTGCTGTGTCCCCGTTATACCAAAAAACGACATGGCGATTTCCTGCCTTCATGGATCAAACGGAAGCTGAATCGAAAAATTATAGATCAGGACTTTCACGCGTCCGCTACATGCTTTGCCGACCTTCTGAATCAGCTCTGCAACTCTTATAAAGTGATCATCTTGCCTGTTTACCAAAGCCGGAATAGCTCAAGTGAAGACACCTTATTTGCCCACAAGATTGTTGAAACAGCCGGCTTCCCCGATAATGCTGAAATTTACGAAGGAGCGATAACGACGGATGCAATCATGCGTTTGATGAGCAAAATTGATGTCGTAGTAGCGGTGCCGTTGCATGGTCTGATAATGGCAGCGGTGAACCGA harbors:
- a CDS encoding glycosyltransferase family 4 protein — translated: MTTVNTIAMLGSFPPLRGVSGYCLELAAAMAERGRVDFISFREMYPRALYPGGDLADDTTFPEVFHPRLTVRRRLTWYDPAGWIKAGLGTRAELLHAQWWSLPLAPVYMTICAGFKARKKPVVFTVHNVLPHETAPAYIAASRALFTLGDRFIVHTEKNRRQLAAHYGIPESRISRIPHGTLDFQARSGKSDGTFRTDMGIGPEEKIVLLFGAVRPYKGVDTALKALAEILKIRADVRLVIAGKLWESWAPYECLIRKLGLYDHVLPILDYIPSAGVHRLFTAADLVILPYHHFDSQSGVAGTALAFRKPMIVSAVGGLPDLVKNPACVVPPQNPAALARAVVRCLQDPNRLRSLAADAHALSRDFSWKAIAKATFLVYKDACKKL
- a CDS encoding radical SAM protein, encoding MSYLREVLPKIPRYAAAYRGWATPGTPLNLTFSVTNQCQSRCKTCGIWRIYRDDPAKRQTELTLEEIEKIFRSLGHVYVFNVSGGEPFLRKDLLEIIRLACIHLSPGIIHIPTNGLAVDRIVAQTQEILSYLKRRCPHVRLTIKPSLDHLGEKHDEIRGVPGNFEKVMALFHRLKALQADHPRFHPELGTVISRWNVNDIQRIAAFVTRLGTDSYRNEIAEQRSEMLNQADPITPDPDQYETAIDFFVKQIKTHMERKVLFQRITHAFRLVYYTLAVGILRENRQIIPCYAGITNAHLTPYGDVWACCTLGYDKPMGSLRDYGYDFKALWNSPRADTVRRFIREGRCACPMANQAYSNILMHPPSLTRVVREIVGVG
- a CDS encoding NAD-dependent epimerase/dehydratase family protein, which gives rise to MKILVTGGTGFIGMHFLKILAAKSHKVYCVVRNPSALDSACFVGQGFNVIMGDLTDTGTYPRLPKDIDIVVHMAAVLGAWGIAESHVLANNVTATELLLDWFGRSKGMQFVFVSTPGVQGLGHQCAPETAAYHPRALYEISKVIAEKRVINHHYRPKQFWTILRPDFVYGPGDRRRIRLYSKIKNRLWIRFGSGGNVLRPTFVEDAARAIYACIGHPGARRRVFNVGGPELITVQAYTDTIAKLLDVKIPELRVPVPVLKLAGAFFEAWAEPTGTQPFMTRSQVDFLTRDHGTDIDSIRRHIGFSPNVEFEEGMRRTLEWASKTHLL
- a CDS encoding polysaccharide pyruvyl transferase family protein: MGFENSSAMKKINVFTASWGQLHGRHSNMGDIIIFEALVDILKSIKSVGRIYCYSSDPSYTDERYDVQSTNPFTLKGLLRTIRNLHRSELVLLGGGELVQTQSSFLYLVANLAPGLLSWIFGSRCLAVGVGIANEGEISRIGRIIARFVLNRIDRICVRERTSFRNALDIGIKHKKLMLTADLAFHFANLKMLFPPSRIRPQTILLCPRYTKKRHGDFLPSWIKRKLNRKIIDQDFHASATCFADLLNQLCNSYKVIILPVYQSRNSSSEDTLFAHKIVETAGFPDNAEIYEGAITTDAIMRLMSKIDVVVAVPLHGLIMAAVNRKPMIALVYASKCENFMVELELKPNLIIQYDQEKILNIDLRNHAIQNCINRNREFGCRFEKSVSILIHRHNQTIQNIKTEILEIL